The segment GCGTTGTTCGATCCCTGGAACACATCGATCTGACTTTTCTGCGCTCTCTGATTACGGCCGTGCACTGAGCGTGTATTCGGAATACGTGCCGGTAAGTGATTCTCATCACTTCAAAGGCCGTCGACAGGCGGTCCATTGAGTGCTCCGGGGCTTTGAATCGTATTAGGGGAGGTGTCGTTGTGTCCGTGTTGCTGCCCTAAGCAACCGGAACGTTCCGGTGTCCGGATATCGGAATGACCCGCCCTGTTACATCCCCGTGATTCCGCCTCAATGTCCCCGTGTTCTATTGCGGCCTGACGTTCGAAGTACTGTCCTCGCACGTCAATGCCGCAGCCGTCGCAGTCCTTGCACAAGTTCGTCCCATCCTTGGTGCCGCACTTACCCAACCTCGGTATCGTCGCCCGAGCGTGCGAGCCCCCAACACTGTCGACGGCCGGCGCCAATGACGTACAGGTACGACACGGCACGGCCGACGGCCGGAACAGGGAGAACAACGAGGATGAAGAGCAAGCTGCTGGTGCTGCCGGCCCTACTGGGTCTGAGTGCGCCTGTACTGGCTGGTTGCGGGGGCTCGGGCGGCAGTGGTTCCGACAGTTCCGCGATCGTTGTCGGCAGCACGGATTCCATCGTTGTGTCGAAGGACAACCCGTCCCCGCTCGACCCGGCCACCTCGTACGACGCGGCCACCTGGAACATCCTGTCGAACACGTTCCAGATGCTGCTCCGGCTCCCGCGCAGCGGCACCACGCCGCAGCCCGACGCCGCCGAGAGCTGCGCCTTCTCCGACACGAAGTCGGAGACCTACCGGTGCAAGCTCCGTGCGGGGCTGAAGTTCAGCAACGGCGACGCCCTGACCTCGGAGGACGTGAAGTTCTCCTTCGACCGGATGCTCAAGATCAAGAGCGATCTGGGTCCGGTCAGCCTGCTCTCCGGCCTCAAGAAGGTCGAGACCCAGGGCGACCAGGAGGTCATCTTCGACCTCAAGGCCTCCGACGCCACGTTCCCGTACAAGCTGGCCACGCCCGCCGGCGCCATCGTGGACAGTCAGGTGTACCAGGCGGACAAGCCGTACGAGGGCCTCAAGCTCGTCGGCTCCGGCCCGTACAAGCTGGACTCCTTCACCCAGGGCGACAAGGCCGTTCTGTCGAAGAACGACAACTACCACGGCAATGTCGTGATGAAGAACAGCGGCATCGAGATCAAGTTCTTCGACGACTCGGCCAAGATGAAGAACGCCCTGGCCGACGGCAGCGTCGATGTCGTCGGCGGCTCCAGCGCCTTCAAGCCGGCCCAGATCACGGCCCTCCAGGCGGGCAAGGTCAAGGACGTAACCCTCACCGAGGCCTCCGGCACCGAGACCCGCTACCTGTTCTTCAACACGAAGGACGCCTCGGTGGCGCCGAAGGCGGTCCGCGTCGCCATCGCCCAGCTCATCAACCGGTCCACGCTCACCCGCGACACCTTCCAGCGCACCGTGGACCCGCTCTACTCGATCGTTCCGCAGGGCATCGCCGGCCACAAGAACTCGTTCTACAACCTGTACGGCGACCCGAGCCAGGCCCACGCGGCCAAGACCCTGTCGGATGCCGGCATCAGCACCCCGGTGAAGATCACCTACACCTACCGCACCACGGCCGGCTCCTCGGCGGGCGAGGAAGCGGTCTGGCTGCAGAAGTCGCTCAACGCCAGCGGGCTGTTCGACGTCAGCCTCAAGAAGGTGGCGTACGACTCCTTCGTAGGAAACGCGATCGGCGGCAAGTTCGCCTTCTACGGCTTGGGTTGGGCCCCGGACTTCCCGGATGCGGACAACTACATCGCTCCGTTCATCAGTGAGAACTTCCTGGACCTCCCCTACAAGAGCAACGAGATCAACAACACGCTGCTCCCGCGTACCCGGGCGGACGCGGACCGTAGCAACACGGTCACGGACTTCGGGAGCATGCAGGACATCGTTGCCAGGGACATCCCGCTGATCCCGGTATGGCAGTCCAAGGGATATGTCGCCGCCCGGGACGGAATCACCGGTGTCGAGTGGCTCATCAACTCGTCATCGACCACCCAGTACTGGGAACTGGGTCACGGCGTGACAGGATGACCCCTCGGCCGCGCGGATCCCGGGACGTTTCGCGCCCCGGATCCGCGCGGCCTTTGTAGTGAAGGTCGAAATACCTGTGAGGAATGCTCGTGAGGAATCGAGTCCAACGGCTGGCACTTCCGCTCTCTGCGACGATGACGGCGGTGGTGGTCGCCGGCTGCGGCACCGGTACCTCCAGCGGTGACTCCGGCGGCGAGGCCGTCACCATGGGCATCACGGACAAGATCACCTCCGTGGACCCGGCGGCCGGCTACGACGTGGGCTCCTGGATCGTCTTCAACAACGTCTTCCAGTCGCTGCTCGCCTTCCCCGACGGTTCGACCAAGCCGCAGCCCGACGCCGCCGAGAGCTGCCAGTTCGACGACGACGAGAGCCGGACCTTCTCCTGCATCCTGCGGTCCGGGCTGAAGTTCAGCAACGGCGACAGCCTGACCTCCGAGGACGTCAAGTACTCCTTCGAGCGCACCATCAAGATCAATGACGAGAACGGCCCGGCAGGCGCCCTGCTCGGTTCCGTCAAGTCGATCGACACCCCCTCGGCCGACAAGGTCGTCTTCCACCTGAAGTACTCCGACGCGACCTTCCCCATGAAGGTGGCCTCGGCCGCCGGCTCCATCGTGGACCACAACGAGTACAAAATGGACGCCCTGCGCACCGACGGCAAGGCCGTCGGCTCCGGCCCGTACACGCTGGACTCGTACGACAAGGACAAGAAGGCCGTCTTCAAGGTCAACGACGGCTACAGCGGCGACGCCAAGGCCAAGAACTCCGGCGTGACCATGAGCTTCTACGACGACGAGGACACCCTCAAGACGGCCGTCACCGACGGCACCGTCGACTTCGCCTACCGAGGCCTGGCCACAGCCGACATAGCCAAGATCCAGGCCGCCTACGCCAGCGGGCAGGGCACCCTGCAGGTCATCGAGGGCAGCGGAGCCGAGATCCAGCACCTCGTCTTCAACCTCGACGACGACGTGGTCGGCCAGAAGGCCGTACGGCAGGCCATCGCCTACATCATCGACCGCCAGACGATGATCCGCGATGTCTACAAGCGCACCGTCGAGCCCCTCTACTCGATCGTCCCGGCGGGCCTCACCGGCCACACCACCTCCTTCTTCGACCGCTACGGCGAGGGCGGCGACACCGCGAAGGCGCAGTCCCTGCTCACCGACGCCGGCATCACCGACAAGGTCGCCTTCACCCTGTGGGCCACCCCGGTCCGCTACGGCACCGGCACGGTGGCGGAACTGCGGACCATCGCCAAGCAGCTCAACGCCACCGGACTGTTCGACGTCACCGTCAAGAGCGTCGACGCCGACACGTACGCCAAGAACATCGAGGCCGGCAAGTACGCCGCGTACGTCAAGGGCTGGGTCCCCGACTACCCGGACCCCGACAACTTCACCGCCCCGTTCTTCGGCGAGGGCAATGTGCTCTTCAACAACTACACCAACACGACGATCACCGGCACCCTGATCCCCGGCACGGCCGCCCAGTCCGACCGCACCGCCGCCGCCGCGGACTTCAAGAAGATCCAGACCACCGTCGCCGAGGACGTACCGGTCATCCCGCTCTGGCAGGGCAAGCAGTACGTCGTCGCCCGCAGCGGCATCACCGGCCTGGAGTGGAGCCTGGACCCGGCGGCCGTCTTCCGCTTCTGGGAGATCGAGAAGACCGCCTCCTGAGGCTGTCCCGGGGGCGGGGGCCCCGGGACCGGGACCGGGCTGCTGACGGGCTACTGGGCGCCGGGGCGCACCAGCCCGCTCTCGTACGCGTAGACCGCCGCCTGCACCCGGTCGCGCAGCGCCAGCTTGGTCAGCACATGCCCGACATGGGTCTTCACCGTCGTCTCGCTGACGAACAGCTCGGCCGCGATCTCCGCGTTCGACAGGCCACGGGCCACCAGCTTCAGCACCTCGACCTCGCGCTCGGTCAGCGTGTGCAGCGGCTGCGGCACCGCGTCCTCGCCGGACGGCAGCCGGCCCGCGTACTTGTCCAGCAGCCGCCGGGTGATGCTCGGCGCGAGCATCGCCTCGCCGCCGGCGACCACCCGGATCGCCTGTATCAGCTCGGTCGCGGGCGCGTCCTTGAGCAGGAAGCCGCTGGCCCCGGCGCGCAGCGCCTCCACCACGTACTCGTCCAGGTCGAAGGTGGTCAGCACCAGCACCTTGGCCGGGCCGTCCCGGCCCGGGCCGGTGATCTGCCGGGTCGCCTCCACCCCGTCCATCCGGGGCATCCGGATGTCCATCAGCACCACATCGGGCTGCAGCGCCCGCACCTGGTCCAGGGCCTGCTGGCCGTCCCCGGCCTCCCCGACCACCGCCAGGTCCGGCTCGGCCTCCAGAATCATCCGGAAGCCGGTGCGCAGCAGCGGCTGATCGTCCACCAGCAGGACGCGAATCGCCACGGGATCTCCTTACGCGGTCACTGAGGCGGTGACTGAGGAATCCTCATTCTTCCCCACCACGGGGAGCGGATAGGGCGGGGGAGTGCCCCCGAAGGACGGGCACACCGCCTGGTGGTCGCACCAGCCGCACAGCGGCCCCTTGCGCGGCTGCCAGTCACCCGTCTCGGTCGCCAGCCGGATCGCGTCCCACAGCGCCTCCAGCTTGCGCGCCACGCTCCGCAGGTCCGCCTCCGTCGGGTCGTACGTCAGCACGTCCCCGCTGCCCAGATAGACCAGCTGGAGCCGGCGCGGCACCACCGCGCGCAGCCGCCACAGCACCAGGGCGTAGAACTTCATCTGGAACAGCGCCTCGTCCGCGTACTCCGGACGCGGGGCCTTGCCGGTCTTGTAGTCCACCACCCGCAGATCGCCGCTGGCGGGGGCGACATCCAGCCGGTCGACGTAACCGCGCAGCGTCAGCCCCGACTCCAGCTCGGTCTCCACGTACAGCTCGCGCTCGGCCGGCTCCAGCCGCGTCGGGTCCTCCAGCGAGAACCACCGCTCCACCAGTGCGGCGGCGCTCTCCAGCCAGGGGGCCAGCTCCGAGCCCTCGTCCGCGAACAGCTCCGCCAGCTCCGGCCGCTCCGCCCGCAGCTTGTCCCACTGCCCCGGCACCATGGCGCGGGCCCGGTCCGGCGTCCGCTCCGCCGCGGGCGAGTCGAACAGCCGCTCCAGCACTGCGTGCACCACCGTGCCCCGGGTGGCCGCGGGGCTCGGCTTCTCCGGCAGCCGGTCGATCACCCGCAGCCGGTACAGCAGCGGACACCGCATGAAGTCCGCCGCGCGCGAGGGCGACAGCGACGACGGGGGCCGCGGCGGGCGGGCGTCAGTTGTGGAACTCATGGCAGGACCTTACGGCGTACCACTGACAGCCGGTGTCCGCTCCGCGCGAGCGGGCAATACCATCAAGGCAGATCCGGTATCAACGAGGGGAACAAGTGAGCGAGAACGGGCAATCGCCGTCGGACGGCGCGCAGCACCCCGGGTCCGGCGACGGGCCTGCCAAGCGCCCGCCCGGCGGAGGATTCCTGATGGGCCGCATCTTCGGCGTGCCCGTCTACGTCGCTCCGAGCTGGTTCCTCGTCGCCGCCCTCATCACCTGGGTCTTCGGCGGCCAGCTCGACCGCGTCCTCCCCGAGCTGGGCAACCTCCGCTACCTCGTCTCGCTGTTCTTCGCGGTCGCCTTCTACGCCTCCGTACTCGTCCACGAACTCGCCCACACCGTGGCGGCGCTCCGCTTCGACCTCCCCGTACGGCGCATCCAGCTCCAGTTCTTCGGCGGCGTCTCCGAGATCGAGAAGGAATCCGAGACCCCCGGCCGCGAATTCGTCCTCGCCTTCGTCGGCCCGCTGCTCTCGCTGGTCCTGTCCGGCGTCTTCTGGCTGGGCATGCAGGCCGTGGACCCCGGCACCGTCCCCGGCGTGCTGCTCGCCGGGCTCATGATCAGCAACCTGATCGTCGCCGCGTTCAACCTGCTGCCCGGCCTGCCGCTCGACGGCGGCCGGATGCTGCGCGCCGTCGTCTGGAAGATCACCGGCAAGCCCATGACCGGCACCGTCGCCGCCGCCTGGACCGGCCGCGCGCTGGCCATCGCCGTCCTCATCGGCCTGCCCCTGCTCTCCTACGCGGGCGGCGTCTCCGACGGCAGCGACGGCTCCACCGGCTTCGACTCCCTCACCGACGCCCTGCTGGCGGCCATCCTCGCCGCCATCATCTGGACCGGCGCCGGCAACAGCCTGCGCATGGCCCGGCTGCGCGAGCACCTCCCCGAACTCCAGGCCCGCACCCTCACCCGCCGCGCCGTCCCCGTCGCCTCCGACACCCCCCTGTCCGAGGCCCTGCGCCGCGCCAACGAGGCCGGCGCCCGCGCCCTCGTCGTCGTCGACGGCGCCGGCGACCCCACCGCCGTCGTCCGTGAAGCCGCCATCGTCGGCGTCCCCGAACACCGCCGCCCCTGGGTCGCCGTCTCCGGCCTCGCCCAGGACATCAAGCCCGGAATGAAGGTTTCGGCGGAACTCGCCGGAGAAGACCTCCTCGACACCCTGCGCGCCACCCCGGCCACCGAATACCTGGTCGTCGAGCCCACCGGTGAGATCTACGGCGTACTGTCCACCGCCGACGTGGAGCGCGCCTTCCTGGCCGCCATGGCCAGGCAGCCTTCTTAGCGGCGAGTTCGCCTCCGCTGCGCTCAGCCACTGTCGACGGTCGATCGTGCTCGACTCGCTCGTACCTCGCGAGCCTCCGCGCGTTCTCCCTTTCGACAGCGGCCGCTCCGCTTCGGCTCACTCGCCGAGGTCGGCCGGAGATCGGGGGCGCGACCGGCCATCCACGGTCCGCACCGTGGGGAATCCGGGCTCCGGGTAGCCGGTAGGGTTAGCGTCATGTCCGAACCGACCGGTGCCGCCCGTCGTCGCGGCCCCTTCCAGGTCGGGGACCAGGTCCAGCTCACCGACCCCAAGGGACGCCACTACACCTTCACGCTCGAAGCCGGGAAGCAGTTCCACACCCACAAGGGTGCCTTCTCGCACGACGAGCTGATCGGTGCTCCCGAGGGCAGTGTTGTCCGCACCACGGGAAACGTCGCCTACCTCGCGCTGCGCCCCCTGCTCCCCGACTACGTCCTGTCCATGCCCCGCGGCGCCGCCGTGGTCTACCCCAAGGACGCGGGGCAGATCCTGGCCATGGCCGACATCTTCCCCGGCGCCCGCGTCGTCGAGGCAGGCGTCGGCTCCGGCTCCCTCAGCAGCTTCCTGCTGCGCGCCATCGGCGACCAGGGCATGCTGCACTCCTACGAGCGCCGCGCCGACTTCGCCGAGATCGCCACCGGCAACGTCGAACGCTACTTCGGCGGCCCCCACCCCGCCTGGCAGCTCACCGTCGGCGACCTCCAGGACAACCTGTCCGACACCGACGTCGACCGCGTCATCCTGGACATGCTCGCCCCCTGGGAGTGCCTGGACGCCGTCTCCAAGGCCCTCGTCCCCGGCGGCATCGTCTGCGCCTACGTGGCCACCACCACCCAGCTCGCCCGCACCGTCGAGGCGATCCGCGAACACGGCACCTTCAACGAGCCGTCCGCCTGGGAGACCATGGTCCGCACCTGGCACGTCGAGGGCCTCGCCGTACGCCCCGACCACCGCATGATCGGCCACACCGGCTTCCTGCTCACCGCCCGCCGCCTCGCCGACGGCGTCGAGCCCCCGCTGCGCCGCCGCCGACCCGCGCCCGGCGCCTACGGCGAGGACTACACCGGCCCCGGCAGCGCCAGCCGCGGCGGCAAGCCCGCCACGCCCGCCGCTGCGCCTGAGGCCGAGGCCGAGTAGCCACCGCAGCAACCCGAACACCGTCGCCGCCGGAATCCCGCCAGGGACCGGCGGCGACACTGTTGCGGGCACCGGGACCCGGTCGTACCGCCTTCGTGTGACGTATGGCACCATGCTGGCCACACCAGCAACACGAACTCCAGAAGTCCACGAACTCCACAGGAGAAAAGGCGAGTGCAGCCCTCCGCAGGCCCGGCCCCGGCCCTCCCGCACAACCGAGCCCGCTCGGTGCACTGGATCACCACGGCAGCCGTCGTAGCCGCCGTCATAGGAGCCGGAAACCTCGTGCAGCCCGCCGACGCCGCCTCCGCCTCGGCCCGGCACGTCTCCGGAGCCCCCGACGCCACGAAGGCCCACTACCCGCTGGACTGCGCCGGAGCGCCCGTGGACGTCGTCAGCCACGCCGCCGGCGACCTGGACCACGACGGCCGCCCCGAGACCGTCGCCGTGGTCCGCTGCCACTCCGAGACCGGCACCCCGCCCAGCGGCGTCTACGTGCTCTCCCAGGGCGCCGCGGGCAGCGCGACGCCCCGCATCGTCGAGACCCTGGTGAACCCCAAGGACCAGCGCAGCATCAAGGACCTCCGGATCACCGCCGACGGCACGGTCACCGCCACCGTCCTCGGCTACTCCAGCGAGGACGTACCCCGATGCTGCCCAGATCAGCAGCGGGTCTACACCTGGCAGTGGCGCTCGGGCACGTACTACGCGATCCCCGGCCCGCTCGCCTCAGCCGCCGTGTGAGGAGCCGTGTGACACGTCACACGGCATCCGGCCCATACACCTCTACACTGTCCGAAACCCGACGCACATGGATGCAGTCGCCAGGGCATTCCTTGGCGGAATCCACCACATCGGTCAGCAGCGGCAGCGGCACCGGCGCGGTGGCTCCGGGTGCCTGACGGAGCTCGTCGTCGTCGCCCTTGACGTAGGCGAGCCCGTCGATGTCCAGCTCGAAGACCTCGGGCGCGTACTGCACACAGATCCCGTCGCCGGTGCACAGGTCCTGGTCGATCCAGACTTCCAGAGCCTCGCCGACTGCCTCGCTCACGGGAACATCGCCTGCCGTTCATAGTCCGGTCGCAACCGGGATGGAACCGCCCCTGACGGGCGTTGACCGAATCGACGATACCCGTGCCCGCTTTCCGATGTTGCTGGGTGGGTATTCACCTCGCGAGAGGACGTGCGCAAGGGTGAAGATCGGACACACCCCGACCGTCTTTAGTGATCTAGGGGTTTACACCCCTACCGGCACAGGTAGGGTCTGGAAACGTCCAGCTCCCCTTGGAGGAGGTGAGGACCGTGGCGGCCCACGACGACGACATCAACCGTGGCGGCCGATCTGCCCGTGGTCAGGATGACCAAACGGGCCAGGTCGCCTTTCTTGAGCAGGAGATCGCCGTCCTGCGACGTAAGCTCGCCGACTCTCCGCGTCACACGAGGATTCTCGAGGAGCGGATCGTCGAGCTGCAGACCAGTCTGGCAGGCGTGTCCGCTCAGAACGAGCGGCTGGCGAACACGCTCCGCGAGGCCCGCGACCAGATCGTGGCCCTCAAGGAGGAGGTCGACAGGCTCGCACAACCGCCTGCCGGCTTCGGCGTGTACCTGCAGGCGAACGAGGACGGAACAGTCGACATCTTCACCGGCGGCCGCAAGCTGCGGGTGAACGTCAGCCCGTCCGTAGAGCTGGAAGATCTCCGGCGCGGCCAGGAAGTCATGCTCAACGAGGCACTCAACGTGGTGGAAGCCATGGCCTTCGAGAGCATCGGCGACATCGTCACCCTCAAGGAAGTCCTTGAGGACGGCGAACGAGCCCTGGTCATCGGACACACCGACGAGGAAAGAGTGGTCCGGCTCGCCGAACCACTGCTCGACGGCGCCCTGCGCGTCGGCGACGCCCTCCTCCTGGAACCGCGCTCCGGATACGTCTACGAGCGCGTCCCCAAGAGCGAGGTCGAAGACCTCGTCCTCGAAGAGGTCCCCGACATCGACTACCGCCAGATCGGCGGCCTCGGCAACCAGATCGAGCAGATCCGCGACGCGGTGGAACTGCCCTACCTGCACGCCGAGCTGTTCAAGGAGTACGACCTGCGCCCGCCCAAGGGCGTCCTGCTCTACGGCCCTCCGGGCTGCGGAAAGACCCTCATCGCCAAGGCAGTCGCCAACTCCCTTGCCAAGAAGGTCGCCGAGGTCACCGGGCAGCCCCAGGGCAAGAGCTACTTCCTGAACATCAAGGGCCCCGAGCTGCTCAACAAGTACGTCGGCGAGACCGAGCGGCAGATCCGCCTGGTCTTCCAGCGTGCGAGGGAGAAGGCCAGCGAGGGCACCCCCGTCATCGTCTTCTTCGACGAGATGGAATCCCTCTTCCGGACCCGAGGCTCCGGTGTCAGCTCGGACGTGGAGAACACCATCGTCCCGCAGCTGCTCGCCGAGATCGACGGTGTGGAAGGCCTGGAGAACGTCATCGTCATCGGCGCCTCCAACCGCGAGGACATGATCGACCCCGCGATCCTGCGGCCCGGCCGCCTGGACGTGAAGATCAAGATCGAGCGGCCGGACGCCGAGGCGGCCAAGGACATCTTCTCCAAGTACCTCGTCCCGACCCTCCCGCTGCACAGCGAGGACATGTCGGAACACGGTGGATCGAGCGCCGGCACCGTCGACGCCATGATCCAGGCCGTGGTCGAGCGGATGTACACCGAGACCGAGGAGAACCGCTTCCTGGAGGTCACCTACGCCAACGGTGACAAGGAAGTCCTCTACTTCAAGGACTTCAACTCCGGCGCCATGATCCAGAACATCGTGGACCGGGCCAAGAAGATGGCGATCAAGGACTGGCTCGACCACAAGCAGCGCGGACTCCGCGTCGCCCACCTGCTCGCCGCCTGCGTGGACGAGTTCAAGGAGAACGAGGACCTGCCCAACACCACCAACCCGGACGACTGGGCCCGCATCTCCGGCAAGAAGGGCGAACGGATCGTGTTCATCCGTACGCTCGTCACCGGCAAGCAGGGCGCCGACACCGGCCGGTCCATCGACACCGTCGCCAACACCGGCCAGTACCTGTAGAGCGACCACCCTCCGGCTGCGGGTGCCCACGCAGGGGCACCCGCAGCCGGAGCGTTTAACCCCCCGAAGCCCCCCGATCACACCCCGAAACCACCCGGAAGACCCCGAAGAAAGCGCGTAATGATCTCCCCAGCGCCGCCATCGCGTTCTAGGCTCATCGGTATGGCACCACGAGCCGCTCTAGGGCCATATGCGAAGCGGTACTTGAGCGTCCGGCCCAGCACGGGCCGGAGCCGGGCAAGGAGGGCCGCATGACCGTACGGCGAGTAATGGGTATCGAGACGGAGTACGGGATCTCCGTCCCCGGTCACCCGAACGCCAATGCCATGCTCACCTCATCCCAGATCGTCAACGCCTACGCGGCGGCGATGCACCGGGCGCGCCGCGCCCGCTGGGACTTCGAGGAGGAGAACCCGCTGCGGGACGCCCGCGGCTTCGACCTCGCCCGCGAAACCGCGGACTCCAGCCAGCTCACGGACGAGGACATCGGCCTGGCCAACGTCATCCTGACCAACGGTGCCAGGCTGTACGTGGACCACGCCCACCCGGAGTACTCCTCGCCCGAGGTCACCAACCCGCTCGACGCCGTCCTCTGGGACAAGGCCGGCGAACGCATCATGGCAGAGGCCGCCGAGCGCGCGGCCCAGCTTCCCGGGGCCCAGCCCATCCACCTCTACAAGAACAACACCGACAACAAGGGCGCCTCCTACGGCACCCACGAGAACTACCTGATGAAGCGGGAGACCCCCTTCTCGGACATCGTCCGGCACCTCACGCCGTTCTTCGTGTCCCGGCAGGTCGTCACCGGCGCCGGACGGGTCGGAATCGGCCAGGACGGCCACGAGCACGGCTTCCAGATCAGCCAGCGAGCGGACTACTTCGAGGTCGAGGTCGGGCTCGAAACCACCTTGAAGCGCCCCATCATCAACACCCGGGACGAACCGCACGCCGACGCCGAGAAGTACCGCCGGCTGCATGTGATCATCGGTGACGCGAACCTCTCCGAGATCTCCACCTACCTCAAGCTCGGCACGACCGCCCTGGTCCTGTCCATGATCGAGGACAGCTTCATCAACGTCGACCTCGCCGTCGACCAGCCCGTCCGCACCCTGCACCAGGTCAGCCACGACCCGACCCTGGGCCGGCTGATCACTCTGCGCAGCGGCCGGACACTCACCGCCGTCCAGCTCCAGATGGAGTACTGCGAGCTGGCCCGCAAGTACGTCGAGGACCGCTTCGGCACCGACGCCGACGACCAGACCAAGGACGTCCTCGGCCGCTGGGAAGACGTACTCAACCGCCTCGAAACCGACCCCATGAGCCTGTCCGGCGAGCTCGACTGGATCGCCAAGCGCGAGCTCATGGAAGGCTACCGCCGCCGGGACGACCTCGGCTGGGACGCCGCCCGCCTCCACCTCGTCGACCTCCAGTACGCCGACGTACGCCCCGACAAGGGCCTCTACAACCGCCTCGTCGCCCGCGGCCGCATCCAGCGGCTCCTCGACGAGGACCACGTCCTCAGGGCGCGCATCAAACCCCCGGAGGACACCCGCGCCTACTTCCGCGGCCGCTGCCTCGAGCAGTACGCCGACGACGTCGCCGCCGCCTCCTGGGACTCCGTGATCTTCGACCTCCCCGGCCGGGACTCGCTGCAGCGCGTCCCCACCCTGGAACCGCTGCGCGGGACCCGCAACCACGTCAAGGAACTCCTCGACCGCTGCCGTACCGCAGAAGACCTGGTCCGGATCCTGTCCGGGGGCTGAGGCGCGGCTGAAATGGGCCAGAACCGGGAATCATCCAGGTAGGCCCCGTACGTTAGACCAGGCAAGAACTATTCGTGGGTCTATGTCAGACCCTCCTAGTAGGGTCTGAACTGATCTTGTAGGACATGACACCGGAGCGGGGTGAGGGACATGGCTACGAAGGACACCGGCGGCGGACAGCAGAAGGCCACGCGTTCGACGGAGGAGGTCGAGGAGACCGCGCAGGACGCGCAGGGCTCCGAGGACCTCAAGGAGCGGCAGGAGAAGCTGTCGGACGACGTGGACTCCGTACTTGACGAAATTGACGATGTACTCGAGGAGAACGCTGAGGATTTCGTGAGGTCCTTCGTGCAGAAAGGCGGGGAGTAGGGGCTCTGAGGCCACTTTCACCTTCGATTTGAAGGTGCCGGGGGATGGAAGTGGTTGGCGAGCCGAAGGCGAAGCGTTGCTCGCGCTGCAAGAGGGACTTGTCTCCCGCTGCCTTCGCCCGGGACAGGAATCGGCGGGACGGCCTTCAGCCGCAATGCCGGGAGTGCGTGGCGGAGTACGGTGCCGCGCACTACCGGCGCCGCCGTGAGGCCGCGGGGAAGACGGTGCGGGAGAAGGTCGCTGTGCCGCAAGGGCATAAACGGTGCCCTGATTGTGGTCAGATCAAGTCCCACTCGGAGTGGGAGCGCAATCCGACCAGCTCCGATGGCTGGTCCAGCTACTGCAAGGTGTGCCGTGCGGCGCGTAACCGCGAGAGCTACTTCAAGCGGAAGTACGGCATCAGCATGACCGAACGGGACGCCATGCTCGCCGAGCAATTCGGCATCTGCTGTATCTGTTTGGCAGCCTCCGCAGAACATGTGGATCACGACCACGAGACGGGTAGGGTCCGTGGCGTACTGTGCTTCAGCTGCAACGCCGCACTGGGGCAGTTCAAGGATCAGCCCGGCGTAATACGGCGGGCAGCCG is part of the Streptomyces sp. NBC_01262 genome and harbors:
- a CDS encoding ABC transporter substrate-binding protein produces the protein MKSKLLVLPALLGLSAPVLAGCGGSGGSGSDSSAIVVGSTDSIVVSKDNPSPLDPATSYDAATWNILSNTFQMLLRLPRSGTTPQPDAAESCAFSDTKSETYRCKLRAGLKFSNGDALTSEDVKFSFDRMLKIKSDLGPVSLLSGLKKVETQGDQEVIFDLKASDATFPYKLATPAGAIVDSQVYQADKPYEGLKLVGSGPYKLDSFTQGDKAVLSKNDNYHGNVVMKNSGIEIKFFDDSAKMKNALADGSVDVVGGSSAFKPAQITALQAGKVKDVTLTEASGTETRYLFFNTKDASVAPKAVRVAIAQLINRSTLTRDTFQRTVDPLYSIVPQGIAGHKNSFYNLYGDPSQAHAAKTLSDAGISTPVKITYTYRTTAGSSAGEEAVWLQKSLNASGLFDVSLKKVAYDSFVGNAIGGKFAFYGLGWAPDFPDADNYIAPFISENFLDLPYKSNEINNTLLPRTRADADRSNTVTDFGSMQDIVARDIPLIPVWQSKGYVAARDGITGVEWLINSSSTTQYWELGHGVTG
- a CDS encoding RecB family exonuclease codes for the protein MSSTTDARPPRPPSSLSPSRAADFMRCPLLYRLRVIDRLPEKPSPAATRGTVVHAVLERLFDSPAAERTPDRARAMVPGQWDKLRAERPELAELFADEGSELAPWLESAAALVERWFSLEDPTRLEPAERELYVETELESGLTLRGYVDRLDVAPASGDLRVVDYKTGKAPRPEYADEALFQMKFYALVLWRLRAVVPRRLQLVYLGSGDVLTYDPTEADLRSVARKLEALWDAIRLATETGDWQPRKGPLCGWCDHQAVCPSFGGTPPPYPLPVVGKNEDSSVTASVTA
- a CDS encoding ABC transporter substrate-binding protein, whose protein sequence is MRNRVQRLALPLSATMTAVVVAGCGTGTSSGDSGGEAVTMGITDKITSVDPAAGYDVGSWIVFNNVFQSLLAFPDGSTKPQPDAAESCQFDDDESRTFSCILRSGLKFSNGDSLTSEDVKYSFERTIKINDENGPAGALLGSVKSIDTPSADKVVFHLKYSDATFPMKVASAAGSIVDHNEYKMDALRTDGKAVGSGPYTLDSYDKDKKAVFKVNDGYSGDAKAKNSGVTMSFYDDEDTLKTAVTDGTVDFAYRGLATADIAKIQAAYASGQGTLQVIEGSGAEIQHLVFNLDDDVVGQKAVRQAIAYIIDRQTMIRDVYKRTVEPLYSIVPAGLTGHTTSFFDRYGEGGDTAKAQSLLTDAGITDKVAFTLWATPVRYGTGTVAELRTIAKQLNATGLFDVTVKSVDADTYAKNIEAGKYAAYVKGWVPDYPDPDNFTAPFFGEGNVLFNNYTNTTITGTLIPGTAAQSDRTAAAADFKKIQTTVAEDVPVIPLWQGKQYVVARSGITGLEWSLDPAAVFRFWEIEKTAS
- a CDS encoding response regulator transcription factor, translated to MAIRVLLVDDQPLLRTGFRMILEAEPDLAVVGEAGDGQQALDQVRALQPDVVLMDIRMPRMDGVEATRQITGPGRDGPAKVLVLTTFDLDEYVVEALRAGASGFLLKDAPATELIQAIRVVAGGEAMLAPSITRRLLDKYAGRLPSGEDAVPQPLHTLTEREVEVLKLVARGLSNAEIAAELFVSETTVKTHVGHVLTKLALRDRVQAAVYAYESGLVRPGAQ
- a CDS encoding site-2 protease family protein; amino-acid sequence: MSENGQSPSDGAQHPGSGDGPAKRPPGGGFLMGRIFGVPVYVAPSWFLVAALITWVFGGQLDRVLPELGNLRYLVSLFFAVAFYASVLVHELAHTVAALRFDLPVRRIQLQFFGGVSEIEKESETPGREFVLAFVGPLLSLVLSGVFWLGMQAVDPGTVPGVLLAGLMISNLIVAAFNLLPGLPLDGGRMLRAVVWKITGKPMTGTVAAAWTGRALAIAVLIGLPLLSYAGGVSDGSDGSTGFDSLTDALLAAILAAIIWTGAGNSLRMARLREHLPELQARTLTRRAVPVASDTPLSEALRRANEAGARALVVVDGAGDPTAVVREAAIVGVPEHRRPWVAVSGLAQDIKPGMKVSAELAGEDLLDTLRATPATEYLVVEPTGEIYGVLSTADVERAFLAAMARQPS